A window of the Dongshaea marina genome harbors these coding sequences:
- a CDS encoding IS982 family transposase, with amino-acid sequence MINLEAIFVDVDDFCQVFLPAWQKQQISLGVKQRNRPSRLAVSEVMTIVIAFHRLGFRDFKSYYLQFVCKYWKSEFPGLVSYTRMLKLMQTTLVPLCSYLTHRQAKPTGIAFVDSTKLQVCHNLRIPRHQVFQGAAKRGKGTMGWFYGFKLHLIINDQGGVISVKLTPANVDDRTPLPEMCEQLWGSLYGDKGYISGPLAEELADQGVTLITSIRKNMKPKLMRLWDKLMLRKRFIIETVFDQLKNISQIEHSRHRSCVSFMVNLLAGLIAYTFQEKKPSIRMSRLEKEALMQI; translated from the coding sequence ATGATCAATTTAGAAGCTATTTTCGTTGATGTCGATGATTTCTGTCAGGTCTTTCTACCCGCTTGGCAAAAACAGCAGATCTCCTTAGGTGTGAAGCAGCGGAACAGACCCTCTCGCCTGGCTGTCAGTGAAGTGATGACCATCGTCATCGCATTCCATCGCTTGGGATTCCGAGACTTTAAATCCTATTATCTTCAGTTCGTATGTAAGTACTGGAAAAGCGAGTTCCCCGGCCTGGTGAGTTACACCCGGATGTTGAAATTGATGCAAACGACCCTTGTCCCTTTGTGCTCCTATCTCACCCACAGACAAGCAAAACCTACTGGGATTGCATTCGTCGACTCAACAAAACTTCAGGTTTGCCATAACCTTCGCATCCCTCGACATCAAGTATTTCAAGGTGCTGCCAAGCGTGGCAAAGGAACCATGGGGTGGTTTTATGGATTTAAATTGCACCTTATCATCAATGATCAAGGTGGTGTTATCTCGGTCAAATTAACCCCAGCCAATGTTGATGACAGAACTCCTCTTCCTGAAATGTGCGAGCAGCTCTGGGGTTCACTCTATGGAGATAAAGGCTATATTTCAGGACCACTTGCAGAAGAGCTGGCAGACCAAGGGGTCACATTAATTACCAGCATCAGGAAGAATATGAAACCAAAGTTGATGCGGCTATGGGATAAGCTGATGCTTCGCAAACGCTTCATCATTGAAACCGTCTTTGATCAGCTGAAGAACATCTCTCAGATAGAACACTCACGGCATCGTAGCTGCGTCAGCTTTATGGTGAATCTCCTTGCTGGCCTCATTGCATATACCTTCCAGGAAAAGAAGCCGAGCATCCGAATGTCTCGGCTTGAAAAGGAAGCGCTTATGCAGATCTGA
- a CDS encoding DUF3010 family protein, with amino-acid sequence MRVCGVELKGGEANICLLTLDGDVFDIPDCRQRKFAISDSNDTQQIRDFQFAFSKLLEDYQVEQVVIQQRDQRGKWAGSATSFKLESAIQLIPSVETELMAPTEIKAQLKKTPLYIDFRDTELKQFQEPAFVAAYAYLSKINKLKG; translated from the coding sequence ATGAGAGTTTGTGGTGTTGAGTTAAAAGGTGGTGAGGCGAATATCTGCCTGCTAACGCTGGACGGTGATGTATTTGATATCCCCGATTGTCGGCAACGTAAGTTCGCCATTAGTGATAGCAATGATACTCAGCAGATCCGTGACTTTCAGTTTGCGTTCTCCAAGCTGCTGGAAGATTATCAGGTTGAGCAGGTGGTGATCCAGCAGCGTGATCAGCGTGGCAAGTGGGCCGGCAGTGCAACCAGCTTTAAGCTTGAGTCAGCAATCCAGCTGATCCCATCCGTCGAGACTGAGCTGATGGCTCCGACCGAGATCAAGGCTCAGCTGAAGAAGACTCCCCTGTATATCGATTTTCGCGATACCGAGCTCAAGCAGTTTCAGGAGCCAGCTTTTGTTGCCGCTTATGCTTACCTAAGCAAGATCAATAAACTCAAGGGATAA
- the istB gene encoding IS21-like element helper ATPase IstB, producing MTEQLKQQLRELKLSGIRDALERQHQQPGHYQELGFEERLSLLLEQELTDRSQRRIERLIKQARFRLQANLEQLDYRSDRGLHRAQIRSLAEGYWLSLGQTLILTGATGCGKTYLACALGHHFCLQGLGVRYFRFKELLEQLQLAQADGSYRKLMVQLRNTPLLILDDWGLESLNALQRSDLLELIDARHGHGATLIGSQLPLEHWHTMIGESTHADAILDRLVHGAIRVELCGESMRKITAELTDADHSG from the coding sequence ATGACAGAACAACTCAAACAGCAACTTCGGGAGCTGAAACTAAGTGGTATCCGGGATGCCCTGGAAAGGCAACATCAGCAACCCGGGCACTACCAGGAACTCGGGTTCGAAGAGCGACTCAGCCTGCTGCTGGAGCAGGAGCTGACGGATCGGTCTCAGCGGCGGATCGAGCGCCTTATCAAGCAGGCCCGATTCCGGCTGCAGGCAAATCTGGAGCAACTGGATTATCGAAGTGATCGCGGCTTGCATAGAGCCCAGATCCGCTCACTGGCAGAGGGATACTGGCTTAGCCTGGGGCAGACTCTGATCCTGACCGGGGCGACCGGGTGCGGGAAAACCTATCTGGCCTGCGCCCTGGGCCATCACTTCTGTCTGCAGGGACTCGGGGTTCGCTACTTCCGGTTTAAAGAGCTGCTGGAGCAACTGCAGCTGGCTCAGGCTGATGGCAGCTATCGAAAGCTGATGGTTCAGTTGAGAAACACGCCGCTTCTGATCCTCGATGACTGGGGACTGGAGTCGCTGAATGCGCTTCAGCGTAGCGATCTACTGGAGTTAATCGATGCTCGCCATGGTCACGGAGCCACACTGATCGGCAGCCAGCTTCCGCTGGAGCACTGGCACACAATGATCGGTGAATCAACCCATGCGGATGCGATCCTGGATCGTCTGGTTCATGGAGCGATCCGTGTAGAATTATGCGGAGAATCGATGAGAAAAATCACCGCAGAGTTGACGGATGCCGATCACTCAGGGTAA
- the istA gene encoding IS21 family transposase has translation MPTVHITMRKLKEILRLKYQGGLSHRQIASSLSVSPSTVSNYCKRAQQMGLCQWPLPAEWDEERLRREFLETRITVRQTPPLPDWAVAHQELRRKGMTLQLLWEEYAERHPKNHYSYNHYCMRYREWRKCQSPSMRQSHKAGEKLFVDYCGPTVPIVDPRTGEERRAQIFVAVMGASSYTYADATLSQGLEDWVMSHKRAFEFLGGVPEMIVPDNLKSGVSRACRYEPDLNPTYQQLAAHYGVAVLPARPYKPKDKAKAEVGVQIVERWILAKLRHETFFSLAQLNQRIGALLTELNNRPFKKLPGSRKSQFELLDKPVLKSLPQNPYQFTRVKAVRVHIDYHIELDKHYYSVPYTLLKRKLEAHICDNLVRIYHGGRCVATHPRSYQQGGQTTHPDHMPVAHQKQMQWTPGRFLNWAQEIGPSTLAVIKQLLYRKSHPELGYRASLGILNLEKRYGRPRLEAACQRADRTGVYYQKGIRSILEKGLDGQPLPETQPDRLAELTHLNIRGSGYYH, from the coding sequence ATGCCAACGGTGCATATCACCATGCGAAAACTCAAAGAGATCCTCAGACTCAAGTACCAAGGCGGCCTGAGTCACCGCCAGATCGCAAGCAGCCTGTCTGTGTCTCCGTCGACTGTGTCCAATTACTGCAAAAGGGCCCAACAGATGGGGCTATGCCAATGGCCTCTGCCTGCTGAGTGGGATGAAGAGCGGCTGCGCCGTGAGTTCCTTGAGACCCGGATCACGGTTCGTCAGACACCTCCTCTGCCGGATTGGGCCGTGGCCCATCAGGAGCTCAGACGCAAAGGGATGACGCTACAACTCCTGTGGGAGGAGTATGCTGAGCGACATCCCAAGAACCACTACAGCTATAACCATTACTGCATGCGTTATCGTGAGTGGCGTAAATGCCAGTCTCCCTCAATGCGTCAGAGCCATAAAGCCGGTGAAAAACTGTTTGTTGATTACTGCGGTCCAACCGTGCCCATCGTGGATCCGAGGACTGGGGAGGAGCGTCGGGCTCAGATCTTTGTCGCTGTGATGGGTGCATCCAGCTACACCTACGCCGATGCAACCTTGAGTCAGGGGCTGGAAGACTGGGTGATGAGCCATAAACGGGCCTTCGAATTTCTGGGGGGAGTACCAGAGATGATCGTTCCGGATAATCTCAAAAGCGGAGTCAGTAGAGCGTGTCGCTACGAGCCAGATCTCAATCCTACCTATCAGCAGCTGGCTGCACACTATGGTGTTGCAGTGCTTCCTGCCCGTCCTTACAAGCCCAAAGATAAAGCCAAGGCTGAGGTGGGCGTGCAGATCGTTGAGCGCTGGATCCTGGCAAAACTGCGCCATGAGACCTTCTTCAGTCTGGCTCAGCTAAACCAGCGGATCGGGGCTCTGCTCACCGAGTTGAACAATCGCCCGTTCAAGAAGCTGCCGGGAAGCCGTAAATCACAGTTTGAATTGCTAGACAAACCGGTGCTCAAATCGCTGCCTCAAAACCCCTATCAGTTCACCCGGGTGAAGGCGGTTCGGGTTCATATCGACTATCACATCGAGCTCGACAAGCACTACTACTCGGTTCCCTATACCCTGCTCAAACGCAAGCTTGAAGCGCATATCTGCGACAACCTGGTACGGATCTATCATGGTGGTCGCTGTGTCGCGACACATCCACGCAGCTATCAGCAGGGAGGGCAAACCACCCACCCCGATCATATGCCGGTCGCACACCAAAAGCAGATGCAATGGACCCCGGGACGCTTTCTGAACTGGGCTCAGGAGATAGGCCCCTCCACGCTTGCGGTGATCAAACAGCTGCTCTACCGAAAGTCCCACCCGGAGCTTGGATATCGGGCCAGCCTTGGGATCCTCAACCTGGAAAAGCGATATGGACGCCCCCGCTTAGAAGCGGCCTGCCAGCGAGCAGACCGAACGGGCGTTTACTATCAGAAAGGGATCCGCTCCATCCTGGAAAAGGGGCTGGATGGCCAGCCACTGCCCGAAACTCAGCCGGATCGTCTGGCGGAGCTCACTCACCTCAATATCCGTGGCTCAGGCTACTATCACTAA
- a CDS encoding ABC transporter substrate-binding protein has product MFLISAAEASSPRGEDNPYRILLIDSLQGEPYSTVRKSMLAELERLGYVSGKNLQLRYYSLGNSEEKARSLWLRREQHNDYDLVYLSGTIATLAFKTLALGGNKSFVFTAVTDPIGIGVIDDFEMPPKHNFTGVSYPVRVEQRLRFIQRAMPKARTIGLIYADMPHSHSYNRWLEAALQQPEFSHFQLLKRKIPFVKSETGDKRMARLAIPHIKELNSQVDLFISPNDTMGVQEAFAQAVADHATKPLLGLGRKDVMHGWGASLSIFPDLTKMGIETARMMDRLLQGEQISQVFPEWPPVGIAFDLERLKAFGIEVPMQERQRAGENFYH; this is encoded by the coding sequence TTGTTTCTCATCTCAGCTGCCGAAGCTTCTTCCCCCCGGGGAGAGGACAACCCATACAGGATCCTGCTCATCGATTCACTCCAGGGGGAGCCCTATTCCACGGTGCGAAAATCTATGCTGGCGGAGCTGGAGCGCCTTGGTTATGTTTCAGGAAAGAACCTGCAACTTAGATACTACTCCCTGGGTAACAGTGAGGAAAAGGCCCGGAGCCTTTGGCTCAGGCGTGAGCAGCACAATGATTATGATCTGGTCTATCTGAGCGGAACCATAGCCACTCTTGCTTTTAAAACCCTTGCCTTAGGCGGCAATAAGAGCTTTGTCTTCACCGCAGTGACCGATCCGATAGGGATTGGTGTAATTGATGATTTCGAGATGCCTCCCAAACATAACTTTACCGGGGTGAGTTACCCGGTGCGGGTTGAACAGAGGCTGCGCTTTATCCAAAGGGCTATGCCAAAGGCACGAACCATTGGCTTGATCTATGCCGACATGCCGCACTCCCATAGTTATAATCGCTGGCTTGAGGCCGCCCTGCAACAGCCCGAGTTTAGTCATTTTCAGTTGCTTAAACGCAAGATCCCCTTTGTGAAAAGTGAAACCGGCGATAAGCGAATGGCGCGGCTGGCGATTCCTCATATAAAAGAGCTCAACTCTCAGGTGGATCTTTTTATCAGCCCGAACGATACCATGGGGGTTCAGGAAGCTTTTGCCCAGGCTGTCGCAGATCATGCCACCAAACCCCTGCTGGGGCTGGGGCGCAAGGATGTGATGCATGGCTGGGGCGCAAGCCTGTCTATCTTCCCGGATCTCACCAAGATGGGGATAGAGACCGCCCGGATGATGGATCGCCTGCTACAGGGAGAGCAGATCTCCCAGGTTTTCCCCGAATGGCCTCCGGTCGGTATCGCCTTTGATCTGGAGCGCTTAAAGGCCTTTGGGATTGAGGTCCCGATGCAGGAGCGCCAGAGGGCAGGAGAGAATTTTTACCATTAA
- a CDS encoding ABC transporter substrate-binding protein, with product MQLTPLDLKMYWILSCFFAAFIALPGISSEGEVTREKSMLIIDSQQGEPYQTVRESMLKELARVGYKQGVNLKLRYYSLGNSEERARSIWSRREQDIRYDVIYLAGTIAARAFKDLALNSEQPFVFVAVTDPIGVGVIEQFDAPPKYNFTGVSYPVKVEERLRFIQRVMPKARTIGLIYADMPQSHSYNRWLLTALNKPEFKELRLLSQKVPFVKTDTGHKRMARLARQYVIEMDEQVDLFISPNDQMGVQAPFAEIVNQYATKPLLGLGRKDVMDGWGASFSIYPDLVAVGKQSAWMLREIFEGKPFKEIYPRWPPVGVAFDLGKLHSFGVEPPFAELHRAGDNLIP from the coding sequence ATGCAACTGACCCCATTAGATTTAAAGATGTACTGGATTTTGAGCTGCTTTTTTGCAGCATTTATTGCGCTGCCTGGCATCTCATCTGAGGGGGAAGTCACCCGCGAAAAGAGCATGTTAATCATCGACTCCCAACAGGGTGAGCCTTATCAAACCGTACGGGAATCGATGCTCAAGGAGCTTGCAAGGGTGGGGTACAAACAGGGAGTAAACCTTAAGCTACGCTATTACTCATTGGGAAATAGTGAGGAGCGGGCCCGCTCCATCTGGTCACGGCGCGAACAGGATATTCGTTATGACGTGATCTACCTTGCGGGAACCATTGCTGCTCGCGCCTTTAAAGATTTGGCCCTGAATTCTGAGCAGCCCTTCGTGTTTGTAGCTGTTACCGATCCCATTGGAGTGGGAGTGATAGAGCAGTTTGATGCTCCTCCTAAGTATAATTTCACCGGGGTAAGTTACCCGGTTAAAGTCGAAGAGCGGCTGCGCTTTATCCAGAGAGTCATGCCCAAAGCCAGGACCATTGGTCTCATCTATGCGGATATGCCCCAATCACACAGCTATAACCGCTGGCTTTTGACGGCCCTCAACAAGCCCGAATTTAAAGAGTTGCGGCTTCTTTCACAAAAGGTCCCATTCGTCAAAACCGACACCGGACACAAACGGATGGCTCGCCTTGCCAGGCAGTATGTCATCGAGATGGATGAGCAGGTTGATCTCTTTATCAGCCCCAATGATCAGATGGGGGTGCAGGCGCCCTTTGCTGAAATCGTCAATCAATATGCAACCAAGCCCCTGTTAGGCTTGGGCCGCAAAGATGTGATGGATGGCTGGGGAGCGAGCTTCTCAATCTACCCGGATTTGGTGGCTGTTGGAAAACAAAGTGCCTGGATGCTCAGGGAGATCTTTGAAGGGAAACCTTTTAAGGAGATCTATCCCCGCTGGCCCCCTGTGGGAGTTGCCTTTGATCTGGGGAAGCTGCATAGCTTTGGCGTTGAGCCTCCTTTTGCCGAGTTACATCGCGCGGGGGATAACCTGATCCCTTAA
- a CDS encoding prepilin-type N-terminal cleavage/methylation domain-containing protein, translating to MPINRSDGFTLIELIVIIVIIGILAAVAVPRFVSLSDDASASVVSGTAGAFSGGINLAHSKWIAGGYTGPVDNLQVYSGGADGQLDMNASGWPAQSYPPFEANPTLNNVDDCQTVWETILSGNSPKVAADGSEEYTAVYLGTGRCRYELTANTNLSFSYDSNTGEVSIDADPDS from the coding sequence ATGCCAATCAACCGATCCGATGGATTCACCTTGATCGAATTGATCGTGATCATTGTGATCATAGGTATCCTGGCTGCCGTCGCCGTTCCAAGGTTTGTCTCTCTGAGTGATGATGCCAGCGCCTCCGTGGTATCCGGAACTGCCGGAGCATTTTCGGGCGGGATCAACCTGGCACATAGCAAATGGATAGCCGGTGGTTATACCGGGCCGGTTGATAACCTGCAGGTCTATAGCGGCGGAGCTGACGGCCAACTTGATATGAATGCATCCGGCTGGCCCGCTCAAAGCTACCCGCCTTTTGAGGCAAATCCAACCCTGAATAATGTCGATGACTGTCAGACGGTCTGGGAAACCATTTTGAGTGGTAACAGCCCGAAAGTCGCAGCCGATGGATCCGAGGAGTATACGGCTGTATACCTTGGCACCGGACGTTGCCGATACGAACTAACAGCCAACACCAACCTGTCTTTCTCCTATGACTCAAACACGGGTGAAGTCAGCATAGATGCCGATCCAGACAGTTAA
- a CDS encoding ankyrin repeat domain-containing protein — translation MSQITEDELVRRCRSNKRLVSLRQLFFDPERQLDSGFWQELLRPHNEYHFYHSLRYYAHQEDQYGNTLMHLLALLGRLELLPVALELNFKLASRRNAFGQSFLHFALLHSQPMQPELWGLSGNSFFADQHGFTPFHIAAESGNLGFFKTYHHNCWRDQPNIYEATPLHWVMKNQEAEPELRATKLALARYLLSESPRGMVSQKNVIGMQPLDWASMTLSDREMEWVFCEMRTSSRSISI, via the coding sequence ATGTCACAGATCACCGAAGATGAACTTGTTCGCCGTTGCCGCAGCAACAAGCGCCTGGTCTCACTGAGACAGCTGTTTTTTGATCCCGAGCGTCAGCTGGACTCAGGGTTTTGGCAGGAGTTGCTAAGGCCCCACAATGAATACCATTTTTATCACTCACTGAGGTACTACGCTCATCAGGAGGATCAGTATGGTAATACCCTGATGCACCTGCTGGCTTTGCTGGGACGCCTGGAGCTTTTGCCGGTGGCCCTTGAGCTTAACTTCAAGTTAGCATCCAGACGTAATGCGTTTGGACAAAGCTTTCTGCACTTTGCACTATTGCATTCCCAGCCGATGCAACCTGAGCTGTGGGGGCTTTCCGGGAACAGTTTTTTTGCCGACCAGCATGGCTTTACCCCGTTTCATATCGCAGCAGAGTCAGGCAATCTTGGTTTTTTCAAGACCTATCATCACAATTGCTGGCGGGATCAGCCCAACATCTATGAAGCGACCCCTTTACACTGGGTGATGAAGAATCAGGAAGCGGAGCCTGAGCTACGGGCAACGAAACTGGCGCTGGCAAGGTATCTTCTGAGTGAGTCGCCCCGGGGTATGGTGTCGCAGAAAAATGTAATAGGCATGCAGCCTCTGGATTGGGCCAGCATGACTCTCAGTGACCGGGAGATGGAGTGGGTGTTTTGTGAGATGAGAACATCCTCGCGATCCATTTCGATCTAG
- the speG gene encoding spermidine N1-acetyltransferase translates to MRDTEIRLRPLEREDLYYVHKLDNNASIMRYWFEEPYEAFVELSDLYDKHIHDQSERRFIIEHQQEKLGLVELVEINHIHRRAEFQIILEPRHQGMGYATIATRLAIDYAFSVLNLHKLYLIVDEENKKAIHIYTKVGFVFEGALKDEFFINGRYRTTHRMCIFQEDYFNWRLKQHAERQPELIPESQA, encoded by the coding sequence ATGAGGGATACTGAGATACGTTTAAGGCCGCTGGAGCGGGAGGATCTGTATTACGTCCATAAACTGGACAACAATGCCAGCATCATGCGCTACTGGTTTGAAGAGCCCTATGAAGCTTTTGTTGAGCTCAGCGATCTCTACGATAAACATATCCATGATCAGAGTGAGCGGCGCTTTATCATCGAGCACCAGCAAGAGAAGCTGGGCTTGGTTGAGCTGGTTGAGATCAATCACATCCACCGGCGGGCTGAGTTTCAGATCATCCTAGAGCCAAGGCATCAGGGAATGGGCTATGCAACCATAGCGACGCGCCTGGCTATCGACTACGCCTTCTCGGTATTGAACCTCCACAAGCTTTACCTCATCGTCGATGAAGAGAATAAGAAGGCGATCCATATCTATACCAAGGTTGGGTTTGTGTTTGAGGGAGCCCTCAAAGACGAGTTTTTTATCAACGGCCGCTACCGAACGACCCACAGGATGTGTATCTTCCAGGAGGACTATTTCAACTGGCGTCTTAAGCAGCATGCCGAACGTCAGCCTGAGCTTATTCCGGAGAGCCAGGCCTGA